The Apostichopus japonicus isolate 1M-3 chromosome 20, ASM3797524v1, whole genome shotgun sequence genome contains a region encoding:
- the LOC139961839 gene encoding uncharacterized protein isoform X1, whose amino-acid sequence MATWNPFIEDLTENFCMCSVCLDQFSEPKQLPCLHRYCNDCLRTVIQASHDGTIECPICKQRCCIPEDGLNGFKTDFHMKSMLEFIELRKSLEKNDLKQCVSCSKDVICSAYCFKCRAFLCEECYRVHISNRMFTDHQPSTLKLENMAAKNLTMEEIAAMTEDPRCHFHIKQPAKLCCGTCQNEPVCLVCTYGKHRGHDLIDVTDLAQKERTLLNQNLAELSRHKTKLYALPEKVQMALVKLDKNVKKKTKLLTLQYKKQAKKIKDKLAKCNDERDKGAADIEIRRKCEKREITAKHEEEINRLIMKHEKIMKTADVKYDQELKEFKENRQEIEGEFFKKLGELDSSFKTLTTAIDVLTSQNQNECEEILNNCKQLIKRFKNLSATSSSILACNDDWTDAQCVPDIRAASEPMIEEMKQEYPELESLSDFVISDITKVIYDKVVITERAESVVDVAGIKAKDYWITGMTSSSNGNIVMTGSVSQEKSHITVINMKGEILNQNVLIRNKRFGHRAFRYCCNLSGFNVITACLPDEIGIYNISDSSYQKKNISDMVKTWPEGRHVCSVTKNPAKNEIIVGTDSREVYVFDYQLNYIHTIVLPDVIKQSDDITVHDGNLLICDYGGGTSYAVTMVTSWSKVVYKLTKPNLSGADFKPVSVCIGMGGFIYMLWHEGIQLNTVLTQYSRDGRQLLTTMSVDADAWCMTTSVVHGEEKLMIATVTSGKMYRLVPAYYSAL is encoded by the coding sequence ATGGCTACCTGGAACCCTTTCATAGAAGACCTGACAGAAAACTTCTGCATGTGCTCTGTTTGTTTGGATCAATTTAGTGAGCCGAAACAgttaccatgtcttcatcgatacTGTAACGATTGCTTGAGAACAGTTATTCAAGCCAGCCATGATGGGACAATTGAATGTCCAATTTGTAAACAGCGATGTTGTATACCAGAGGATGGATTGAACGGCTTTAAGACTGATTTTCATATGAAGAGTATGCTCGAGTTTATAGAATTGCGTAAATCATTGGAAAAGAATGATTTGAAGCAGTGTGTGAGCTGTTCAAAGGATGTGATATGTTCCGCCTACTGCTTTAAATGTAGAGCTTTTTTATGCGAAGAATGTTACAGGGTTCATATCAGTAATAGAATGTTTACTGATCACCAACCAAGCACtctgaaattggaaaatatggCAGCTAAGAACCTGACCATGGAGGAAATAGCTGCAATGACAGAAGATCCCAGGtgccattttcatatcaaacaaCCAGCCAAATTGTGCTGTGGTACATGCCAAAATGAACCGGTTTGTTTAGTCTGCACTTACGGTAAGCACAGAGGTCACGATCTCATAGATGTGACTGACCTAGCCCAGAAAGAAAGGACATTACTGAATCAGAACCTCGCTGAACTAAGCAGGCACAAGACTAAACTATACGCGTTACCTGAGAAGGTTCAAATGGCATTAGTAAAATTggacaaaaatgttaaaaaaaagacaaagttgtTGACACTTCAATACAAAAAACaggcaaagaaaataaaggataaACTTGCCAAATGTAATGATGAACGTGACAAAGGAGCTGCTGACATAGAAATTagaagaaaatgtgaaaaacgTGAAATCACTGCTAAACATGAAGAGGAAATAAACCGATTGAtcatgaaacatgaaaaaattatgaaaactgCTGATGTAAAGTATGACCAGGAATTGAAAGAATTTAAGGAAAATCGTCAAGAAATTGAGGGTGAATTCTTTAAAAAACTCGGGGAGTTAGATAGTAGTTTCAAGACCTTGACAACAGCTATAGATGTTCTTACAAGTCAAAACCAAAACGAATGTGAAGAAATACTGAATAATTGTAAGCAACTTATTAAACGATTCAAAAACTTATCAGCAACGTCTTCTTCCATTCTTGCATGTAATGACGATTGGACAGACGCACAGTGTGTCCCCGACATAAGAGCAGCCAGTGAACCTATGAtcgaagaaatgaaacaagaatatccagagttagaatctttatctgattttgtCATCAGTGATATAACAAAAGTTATATATGATAAAGTTGTAATTACAGAACGTGCAGAGTCTGTTGTTGATGTTGCAGGAATCAAAGCTAAAGATTACTGGATCACCGGTATGACAAGTAGTAGCAATGGTAATATCGTTATGACTGGTAGTGTATCACAAGAGAAATCACACATCACTGTCATTAACATGAAAGGAGAAATATTAAATCAGAATGTTTTAATTAGAAATAAGAGATTTGGGCATCGGGCATTTCGTTACTGTTGTAATTTGTCGGGGTTCAATGTCATTACAGCTTGCTTACCGGATGAAATcggtatttataatatttctgaCTCTTCTTACCAAAAGAAGAACATCAGTGATATGGTTAAGACGTGGCCAGAGGGTAGGCATGTGTGTTCTGTTACCAAGAATCCCGCCAAGAATGAAATCATTGTTGGTACTGACAGCAGAGAAGTGTATGTATTTGATTACCAGCTGAATTACATTCACACCATAGTACTACCTGATGTAATCAAGCAATCAGATGATATCACTGTCCACGACGGTAATCTTCTGATCTGTGACTATGGTGGTGGGACCTCATATGCAGTTACCATGGTGACTTCATGGAGTAAGGTGGTGTATAAATtaaccaaaccaaatctaagTGGAGCTGACTTTAAACCTGTCAGTGTGTGCATAGGCATGGGAGGGTTCATCTACATGTTATGGCATGAAGGTATACAGCTGAACACTGTGCTAACACAATACAGTCGAGATGGTCGGCAATTACTAACAACAATGTCAGTTGATGCCGACGCATGGTGCATGACCACATCAGTAGTACATGGTGAGGAGAAACTCATGATAGCCACCGTAACGTCGGGGAAGATGTACAGACTAGTACCTGCATACTATAGCGCTTTATAG